In Pongo pygmaeus isolate AG05252 chromosome 19, NHGRI_mPonPyg2-v2.0_pri, whole genome shotgun sequence, the genomic stretch CATCCTTGCCCCTTTCACGTGCACCCGGCAGAGCAGGTTTTCACTGAGCTTGAGCAAAAGTCAAGCTAGAGCAGCTGATGGATATTGAGGCCTAGATTCACTGTCAAAGTGTTTCTCAAACGGTGCTCTCCAGAACACCATGGAAAACTCATTTACTCTATAAGTTTGAAAATCCCTGCCCACCGGTCAACCCTTGTGTATGAGCAATCAGCTCTACCATTCAGCCCAGGTGTGTGTTTGCTGGACCATCTGGAGGAAGCTGAAGAGACATGAGCTGAAGGCAGAGGGTGAGTCCAAGGTGGGATCTTCGGACAGGTACGAGAAGTTAGGCAAAAATGGGATAATTCTAGCCTTAATAACCATAGATAATAGTTCACATTATTATTTAGTTAATAGAATTGTACCCacattaaatttcttaaatttttttaagagctaaagtctcactctgtcacccaggctggagtgcagtggtgcaatcatggctcactgcttccCGCAACTcatgggctccagcaatcctcctgcctcagcctcctgactaggtgggactataggcacacaccaccatgcctggctgatttctttgacttttctctaGAGACGGGGTCtgcctatgtttcccaggctggcctcagacttctagactcaagtgaacctgaacctcccacctcaacctctcaaattgctgggattacaggtgtgagccaccacacctggcctaaatttcttATGTGCTATGGGACTACAAAACGTCATTATTAGGGGCAGCCGGATGGAAGGTGTAAGAGGTCACTGTAGTGCATTTTCAATATTTCTgtctaaaatctaaaatcattcaacaggaaacatttattttaaaacgtgAAGGTGGTTATCCTTCCATGAGTTTAAAGTACAAAGGCAGGCTCATGGTGTCATCAGAATTCAGAACGCTGGTCgtggggctgggggtgctgggagGGGCTAGGCATGGTTGGCTTTGTGATCTTGGGGCTGGTGTGTTCCATTTCTGAATGTCTCTCGAGCtgcacactttcttaataaattttcataagtttaacaaaaaataaaacgagGATGGGAAGCTTGCTTGGGTTGTTAAGCCTTGGGAAATTATCCAGCCACGAGCCCTGGCCCAGATGCTTCTAGAAGCCTGGAGGGAACTGAGAACTTTCCAAGTGGAGGCAGCAGAggcaaggccctgaggtgggagcgcACTGCTGTTCGTCCCTAGCTCTGAAGGGGGTGCCCTCGTCGGATTCAGTGCTGGGTGCACTGCAGGGCCGGGAAGTCCATGCCCACGTTGTGGCTCAGTGCAGTGAAAGCCAATCTCAACCCTGAAGGGTGTTCAGCCTGCCAGCAGGTGGCCAGCTGGTCCTCTTGGGATATGGCACGGACCCAGCAGCTCTGTTCGAAATCATAATGCGGGAACCAAGGGCCCCCTACATCCAGGTCCGTTGGGAGGCGGGGCATAGAGTTCCACTGCAGGAATCTCCAGGAACCCTGAGgtcctccctgagccagggccaggctgggcacaCCCTGAGTGCCCACAGGGTAGGTGTCTTCCCGGACAGCCCCACCAGGACAGGGTGTGGAAGAACGAGGTGCCCATGGCGGGGAAGCTGACCAAATGGGCCGCTGGAACCGggctggtgggcctggagggGCCTGCCTGTCCCCCTTGCAGAGGGTCTTCCCGCCACGTGAAGCCGGCACAGGCCTGGATGCCGAGGACCCTTGCTTGGGTTTGGCTGAAAGGAAAACAGATGCGGTCAGCGTCTCCAGTGAGCCCATGCAGGCCTTTCCGGGCTGGGCCCCACCTGCCTGCGTCTCTGTAGTCCTCGGGGTCTCTGTGTGGCCCCTGTGGCCTGACACTGAGGACACGCCTGTAGTCTGCTGATCCCAGAGGGAGGGGTGTGTGCTGCCTGGCGTGGGGAAGCTGTCGTGGCATGGCGGGTGGCTCCTGGGACTGCCCCCAGGATTCAGACTGGCTGGAGGCTTCCTGCCACACACCTTTGTCCCAAGGCTGTTGGGCCTGGGATACGGCCCCCAGTCAGAACTCAGGTAGGAGGGGCCTTGGATGTCACCCAGCCCCTTGCCACCTCACGTGGGGACTCATCTCTGCAGTGGGTTTTTGGGCCCGGATGTGGGACaccctctgccctcctgggctgCCCAGTCCATGCCAGGACTGACCGTTCCCACATCTGGCTGAACTCTTGGCTCTGGCTCTGGGCCCGGGGTCCCACCTGTGCCCTCTCCCTGAATGCTCTGTGGGGGTCAGGGACACCGATTCccttgcctccctggctcaaggctTGTTGTCCTGGCAACCTTGGAGGAGCGTGCATGAGTGAGGGGCCTCTGCTGCTCTCTGAGGCTGTGGGTGCCTGCAGGGAGGGGCGGGGTCCCCCACAAATGGGTCTGGGCCTGTCTAGTAACTTTGAGGGCCCTGTGAGGGGGAGAGCGAGACACCGTGGAAAGTGGGAGGGGGCTTGTTGGAGGGTCTTGCCCACATCCCCCTCCTGCGTGCACAGCACGTCCAGTATACAGGCACTGAGCGCCTGCCCTGAGGACCGGTGGGCCTCCTGTACTTTCTTAGagtgcaggaggaagaggaggaagaaaaggtgaagaggaaggccCAGGTAGTAGGGTTGCGGGTCCCGGGCACTCCCCTACTATTGACTACCCCAGAGGGTGACATGGGAGGGGAAATGGCACTGGAGCCCACCTGGGCGTGGCAGGTCCCCCTGCTTTCTCGTTAGTTTCTTCATAGAGGCCCTAAGATGCTTGAGCACAGTGTCATCATCTCTGGCCCAGGTGTAAACGAACTGGTTCCGAAAACGTGCCCACAGGCCACACCTGGACGTCTTCATGAGGTGCTCTAGGGACAGGGTGGATATCAGGCCAGGAGAGTTACCTGGGAATGGTCACAGCTCATACCCCGtggccacttcagtctcccactgGGCGGTGCTGGATCCTTTTGTGGCCACCCCAGGCGTCCAGATATACACAGGAGACTGTGGCTAGGGGTGACCTGGGCAGGGAAGTGCGCACCACACTCTGGACTTTCATCTGGGTCATGTGAGGGATGGACTCGGTGTCACAGTGTCCTGCCCAGCCCCCCTGGCCAGACCTCCCTCTGGGCCAGAACTGAGGATCATGAGGACAGTGTGTGGAAGCTGCCCTCGGGCCAGTCGGGGTCTGACCCCAGggctccccaggccccactggGCACACGTAGACTTACTCTGCTGAACCTTAAAGGCAATGCTTGTCATCGGCATCAACACCTGTTCTCCTTCCAGCAAATAGACGTCCCACAGGCGCAGGGTGAGCCCGAGAGAGATCTGTGGGGACAGCAGGTGTGAAAGAACCCGGTCCTtccaggctggggctggtggcTTGAGCTGCGCACACTGGGGCTTCAGTCTCCAGAGTCCGTGACCTTCCCCATGAGGGTCGCCTGAGCCCTCCAGGACGCTGGGTCAGACAAGGTCTTGCAGCTCCTCATGGGGGGCACTCATTTGAGTGGGGATGTGGCTCCTGGAGAGAGGGGCTTGCCCAGGGCTTGAGGCTTCCCTGAGCCCTCTCAAGTCGGGTCCTGGCCCAGTCTGCCCATGAGgctgggcctgagccccagcCATTGCCCTGGGATGACCCCTCTTGGGCAGAGGGTTTTGCTTGTGTGTCCTTTGGGgacccgcctgagcctcctgtgGGCCTGGAGTGAGCCAGACCCCCGGGCTGGGGAAGCAGGGCACTGCAGGGCAAGGAGGGTCCCTGAGCCAGGGTCTCCCTATGCCTCCTTACCCCGTCAATCAGTGTCCGGATAAGGCAGCCTAATGAGGAACACTGCCCACATAGACCTTCCTTGTCCTGATGGAAGCAACAGAGGTGCTCAGGCCACTGGGCTGCCCTAAAAACCTCCCTCTTCCAGGGCCTCTGAAGACCCTTCCCCTAGTGCAGAACACTGGGCAGTGTCCAGAGCTCCCCACAACACTGTCACCTTCCCACACTCCCGGTGGACACACTGCCCTTTGCCCTGCTCTGCGGGAGCTGGGCCCCCATCCCTGTGCCTCTGTCtcctccaggaggaagaggaggaggaggaaaggaaaccaACTCCCAGCCCATGGAGAACCCGACGTCCCAGGTCAGGCCCTGGCTGGGACTCAGCCAGTCACCAGCCCCACGAGGGGCTCCAGCTCCCCTGCTCCTTACAGCCCCACGGGAGGCAGGGCCTCTGGGAAGAGCTGAGGGGACCACAAACTCACCTGATGCCACATGATCTTGGGTTGTGATGTGGGTACCACATGCTCCTGTTGGTCTTGGAGCCCCTGGACTGTCTCACCATTTGGGCTGTGAAATCCTGAGAAGCCCCCAGCCCATCATGAAATCAGAGACTTCCCCCAAGATGTGGAGCCATCAGCTGCAAGAGCTGGGCAGCTGGAGAGGCCCCCAAACCCCAaggcctcccaccctcccatctgGTGACCCCACTATGCGGCCTTTACCCTTGGGAGGTGGGGCGGGAACATTCCCTGGAGCCTGGCTGGAGGTTCCCCTGGAGGCCTCCTGGGCCAGGGTGCAAAAAGGGCAAGCCTGACTTTGAGGCCACGACAGGGCAGCCAGAACTGGGTGGGTGCTGGGCTTCCTGGTCATCTCCTGGAAGTGGGGTCAGGCCAGGGAACAGGGGATGGGGAGACGCTGCCACCTGGGTTTGGTCGGCCCATTCATGGGCACCAATGGCAGCAGGAGCCCGGGCAGCTGGAGGGCAGGAGGACTCTCAGGGAGGGGAGAGTCAGCTGCACAGAATCAGAGCCGGAGGGTGTGGCTCCAGGACACAGAGGGTGGCCACAGGGAGGATGAGATGCCCTCTGCTGATGGGGATGAAAGGCGTCTGATTTGGGCTTTGGGGGTCAGCCGTGGACTCCTGTGGGACCCTCAGCAGAGACATCCTAAAGTCTCCGAACAAGCTGGCGATACAAAGAGGTTGCCTTGGGTGAAAGCTGTGATCACCTGGCCAGGGTGGCCATCCCCAGGTCTGGCTGCGGGAGGTCCCCGGGGCAGCTGTTCACTTACCTTGCAGAGAGTGCCTCTCACTGGCCAGCAGCTGCACCAGTGCCCAGAATGCATCCTCCTCAGGCAGGTAAAGGAGGAACAAGGCAGCGATGTTGCTGAGGTCCCTGCAGTAGCCCACCTCCTGCAAGAGCCAGAGTCACCATGGAAGGACATCACCTGGGAGGGCTGAGGTCACCTGGGAGGACTCATGTCATTGGAGAGGGCAGAGGTGACTGGAGAGGCTTCCTCTGAAGAAGAGGCTTCCTCAGGATGCAAATTCATTTCATGACAAGAGCCAAGTCCATCAGGCACTTCAGCACCTTGTCCAAAATGTCTGCCGATAGCACCATCCTGTGTGCGATGCTGCCAAGCTCCTGGGCTTCGGGGCAGCCCCAGGAGGAGGGCATCATTTCTTGTTCTGAGAAGTGGTGGTCAGGCCCAAGTGACAGCAGGAGTCGAGGCCCTGACTCCTTTGTGTCTCAGCTTGACCCCTTGAGACCACCCCCTTGCTTGGAGGTTTATGCCAGCGGTGAGCTGGAGTCCTACCTCCTATATCCTGGTGGGTCACAAATACTAACTTTAAAAGAAGCAACGACACCCCCACCAGACACCCACTCCTGTGAATATGGAAATACGGCCCGGGAACCTCACTGCCGGGAATACTCACCGGGTTATACTGCGAATATGCCAGGAGGATGTAGAATAGTTCCCGCTGCCTAGGAAACAGATAAAGGGGGCTATGGTTTGGTTTGTGCAGATGCTGTTAGTTTCACTTTGTCTACACAGCCTAACAGCAAATCCTATTTCAGGTTCAGATGATTCACCAGATAAGCAGTGAGCTCTTCAGGGCCTGAGACTGTTGAAGAAATGTTTCAGTAAAATCCACATCTGTGACATGCAAATAGCCCAGTTGTACAGTGACTTGCCTGATCCTTTTCActgtgaatgatttttttttttttccagtttgcacACACGCCAGTTCAGTCTGTGGGTGTATAGTTCCTCCACAGTTGCAAACCAAGGTGCAGAGTCTCCCGGCCACCACTCCAGCCCCTCCTGGAGCGACTCCTTCATCCTCCAAGTCTCCAGGGTGGCCCCTATGCACCCAGCCTCTCCCCGATCCGTCAGCCCCTGGCCACCCAGACTGCTTCTCAGTCCCTATGGtttggccttttccagaatggcCTAGGAATGGGAATCCTACTGTGGTAGCTtattgggtctggcttctttcccttagcaaaATGCATCTAGGATCCACCCACGTTCGTGCGGGCATCACTGGCTCCTTCCCTTTTCTCACTGGGTCTTCCGTTTGAAGGGAGGACCAGCCTTGCTCTCCCCATTCCCGTGTTCAAGGCCATCCCCGAAGGCTCCGTGTGTGAGTGACGAGGAATCAAGCAGTGAACCTGGCATGCAGGTTTCATGTGGATGTCAGTTTTCAAATCAGTGGGTTCGATATCTGTGACACTTTGGGGACGTGTGGTTCAAGTCCACTGAGCTTTGTGAGCCACTGCCCAACTGGCTGCCAACCTGGCTGTGCCATTTCATGTTCCCAGCAGACCTGGATGAGAGTTTCCAGGACCCTTAATTGCCCCAGCATTTGGTTGCTGTCATCGTTGCCTGGCGGGGCTCATGGGCCCTCTATCCTGCCACCCTCCCGTAGGTCCTACCATGGGTCCCCATGGGTCAGGGAGAGCACCTTTCACCATTGTGCATGATTTTCTTTGCTGTCTTCTGTCTCCTCAGGATCCTCCTGGGTTCTGGCCCCACATGTTCCAGTCTGACCCAGGCCTTAGAACCAGGGAGGTGCTCGGTTCATGGTGCCGGCTGCTCCCTGGGCCAGTAGAGCTCTTGGCAGCTCTGTCATCCCTCCTGGGTGACCCTGGCTTTTGCTCTGGGGAAGCCCCCATCCCTCTCGTTCACTCCATCTCCCCTGGGGCCCTGTGGCTCCTGTAGGCTTACTTGGCTCCATATCTATCCCTGAAGAAGATATGCTTCCTTAAGGTCCCGCTTATGTCCAGGTCGATCTGGTGGATGTGTTCAGATGACCTCTTGCCCTTCTCTTTCATGATCTGTAGGGCAGGGCCAAGAGGAGGAAGCAGCCTCAGAACAGAAGGAAGCCTCCCTGCCCCCAGTGGCAGTCAGCCCACAGTCAGCACTTCGGgaagaaaggacagaaggaaggtttCCTTCTGCAGAAAGCTGCATTTTGGCTTGTTACTGAAGCCAGGGAGGGTCACCAGAGCTGAGTTTGTCTGTGGTGACTGTGTAACCATCTGTGCCCAGGGTGCTCATCTGACCTttgcccccagccccccagggtggtcttgacgTTCCCTCCAGCTGGAGACCTGGGCCCCTGACATGGCCTGTCCTGTTTGTTGTGCTCTGGCTGAGCATACCTTGTATTTTCTCGGGTTTTTCAACTTGATTTCCTGAATGTTCAGGAGGACTGACCACACCGGGCCCCGGATGTTCATGGGAATTCCCTTGTACACTCGATCTATGAGCTGTGGGCAGAAAACAATCTGGTGTCCCAGGCCACAGGGTGACCCCAGTGAGGACCAGAGCCCGGGGATTCTGGAAATTGTCGGTTTTGGCCCCATGATTCCTCAGTAGAGGTGACATCAAgttgggacagggtctcccttcCCAGGACTGCAACAGTGGATGGACACTCAGAGTTGAAACTCTGATCTGAACCTTTTCCTTCCTTCGGGTCACCAGGGCATCCCTAGCCTTGAGCTCTGGGTGGTCCCAGCCCTAGATTCAGCTTCCCTCCCAGCAAGGTGACGCTTGCACGAAAGGCAGGGAATCTGGCGACCAGGCCTGCAGTCCTCCGGGTGAGGACAGTGTGCCACCCACCCTCTGAGAGGCTGATGGTGCCAGGCCACAGCCATGGGTGCCTGTCCCCTGTCTCTGCAGAGAGTGCTTTCGGGGGCCTCTCCCCCCACACATTACTTTTGTACTGTGCTTATACGTCTCCCATTCTCCCAGCATTTTCCTCCACTTGCTCGTCCGTCTCATCTCCCGCCGATTCTGTCAAATGAGGCATGTTGGAGTTAGCGGAGCTGCCAGGCTTCCCAGAGCCACCCGCGGATGCTGGGTCTTGGGCTCTGGAGCCCTGGTGGGACCCAGCTGGAAGGAGCCAGGGAAGGGCAGACCTCAAGGGCTGAGAGCCTTTGAGCAAATGAGCACCACTGGGCTGGCTTTGGGACCCCGGGATGTACCATCCTCAGGCCACAGACACACCAGTCTTAGGTCCCAGCCTCTAGGTGGGGTCCTGACACAAGCACGCAGCCACCCCCAAGCCAGGACTGTGGTTctccttttgaaaattttatcaaACTGCCAAAGTTAACAGCAACCTGGGGTCAGGTCCAGCAGGGACTGCTGCCCCTCCCAGTGACAGCGTGTTGCCCTCACCCACCACCGCCCAGGCCGGCTGCTTCCTCTGCCTCACCGACCACCCGCCCAGTCCCTACGTCCCTGGACCAGCCCCTCCATGCATCAGGCTCTTACCTTCACCTCCTGTGCGGCCAGAGGAGGCAGCTCCGTCTCACTGTAAGGCAACCCAGGCAGAGCTGAGGACCTGCACGGGGCCTGGAGCCGCCCCAGCCCGGGAGCAGACCCCTAGAAAGCACTGGCTCTGTCCCTATCCAGCTCAGGGCTCATCCCAGGAGAaggcacagggaagggaggaCAAGGGCCTTCCTGTGGGTCTGACTCCCAGGAGGGGCAGGACCTGGGAGAAGAAGGAGTGCAGGGACAGCCTGGCCGGGGTTACTGGGGCCCCTGGCATGGGAGGTGGTCAGGCTGCCCAGTGGGGCTGCCCACCCTGGACTCCAGGTGGTGCTTTCTGCTGCAGCTGAGAAAGGTTAGCCCTGAGATGGGATGTGGGTCGCCCACGGTGGGCGACCGGGCCCTGACAGGAGTCCCTCAGGGAGTGACCACATCACCCCACCAGGGTCAAGGGAGCCTGCCCTGAGACCTGCCTGGTGTACTCTGGGTGCACCAGGGGCCCATCCCACTTGACAGCCCCAAGGCCCTTGCAGGTTCTGACCTCCCAGcatccacctgcctctccctgcacccGAGCCACACACCTGCGTTTCAGAAGTGGCACGGCTCATCAGCTCCCTCCCACCCTACCTCCCCAGGGatcctctgtctctccatcttaTGATCCCTGAGGGATAGGCTCCTGGCTGGGCTCCTGTTACCTGGTCCCAGATCCCTTCCCAGCACCAGACCCAGGGTCTTTAGCCACAAGCCCTGCTGCCTCCCTGGCCTCACCGTGAGATGCCCAGAATGGGGCCCTGCCCATCTTCTCCCCCATTCTCCTAGGGCTACAGCCTCCATTGTCCCCATGCCTTTTCCCCTCACGGGACAGTGAGGGCTGTAGCTCTAGGGGAATGGGGGAGAACAGGGGCAGGTGGGCCCTCAGAGACCTGCTGGACAACAGCCCCGAGGCTGGGCCAGTTGTCCCCTCACCCTGTGGCCACAACCCTTGGATCTCACTGGGGTTGTCTCCAAGTAGACAGGGCCAGACCCTCAGGCTGCCCCGCTCCTCTTGTGCTCACTTGCCGACAGAACTGCTGAGAGCCCAGGTGCGTGACCTAGCCCAGTCTCCATTCCCACCGGCTCCCTAGATGGGCCCCGCACCTCTGGCCTAACAACAACCTCGGGCTGGACCTGCAGGGGAGCCAGGGAGGAGTTCTGTCCCTGGAAAGGAGGTTGACCCGACCTGGCAAGACATGTCCTGCATCAGAAAGGCCTTTCTAAAAGCAAACCCATCCCTGAGCTGAGACAGGTGCTTTAGGGGTGAGGGGAGTGCAGAGGACTCACTGCAGAATTCCAAAGTGATCAATGTTGCCATAGATTCCAACAGGCACAGGCCCCTTGTCCTCTGGCAGCCCAGCTCGGTGTCCCTGTAGCCCAGAGGGAGCCTTGGTGAGGGGTCCAAGGTAAAGGGTGCAAGGGCCTGGGGGCATTGGCCACCCGTCCCTGCCCTGTGCTCCTAGGGAGCGCAGGACCCTTTGACCAGGGCGCGCTGGGAGAGGCCTCCCTCCAAGAAGCAGACCGACTTGTACCTTTTCGTATTTCATAATGATGTCCTCTCGCTCTTGTGCCCACCAACTGTCCGCGTCCTCTACCGTGTCCATCCTGTGAGACAAAATTATCTAAAGGTTACACTGTACCTGACAGCTTCGGAGAACACCTGAACCGCTCCCGCCGGGCTCCCAGATGCTGGCTGGCTGCGTAAACCCCATTCCACCGCGGCCCCCAGCTAAAAAGGGGCCAGACCCTGTGGCCCACAGCTGCTCAAGTCTCTGGAGTCTCAAGTCCCAAGCAGGGGTGGGCATCTTCCCAAGGACTTGAGTACAGTGGGACCTAGACAAAGAATCCTGTTGTCCCCAAATGCCATGAAATGGGGGCACACCTGCCCCAGCAGGTTGAATGGTTTCCACCTGCCAAGGGTGAAGGGCCCATGATGGGCTATTCCAGGGATGTGGAGGCAGACTGGGCTCAGCGACCAGAGGTCTCTGTACACTCGGCCTCCTGGGATGCTCAGGGCCACAGAGATGCCCCGTTTCCTACAGGGAACAAGATCTCTCCTGACTGCTCGGTTCTACTCCGCTCATCACTTTGGCTACCATGGCCCTTCAGTCTGAACAGTGAATCCACTTTAGGAATAATGCCTGTTGAGCAGGAGGGTGTTCAGTTTGGGGATGAAAAAGATCTATTGTACTCATGGAAACCACGTCTCTCGCAGAGGGACTGTGGAGTCCACCATTCTGAGCTGTCCCTAGAGGAGGAGGCTTCACTTTCCTGGGTCACTGAGGAAGAACAGTGGGTCCTTGGTCCTGGAGAACACCTGGATGGACCGTCCCTCCTGGGAATACTCGGGGCAAAAGGAGGGCGAGGCCTCGAGAGGACCACACAGAGCAAGAAATACCTGGGGAGAACCCTAGTGCCTGGACCCCTTTGAACAGAAGGGAAGATAGTCTCCCCTCAGCCAGCCCTCCAGGGCTCCTTCATTTTCCACAGCTGCCCAAGGGCAGCAGGCTCCCCCGGACAAGGGACCATGTGTGTTCACTGGGGCCCACAGCGATCATCAGGACCCAGCTTAGGGCACAGAGATGTTCTGAGGACCGTCCTGTTCACCCCACCCACAGTGGATCTATACCAGTGGCTCTGCCAGGACCAGGCTCTGCCCCATCGGGATCGGAAACCTGGGCAGATTTGGGATCTAGGGCAGGGAGGTCACAGGGTTCAGGCCTGAATTCCAGCACAGCACACGGCAGGGCTGAGAGCAAAACTCAGGGTCACGTCTGGATTCCCAGGCCGGTTACTGCCTCTCTGACCCCAGACGTCTCATCTGTCGAATGGGTACATTTGAGAACAGCACCCACTCTACGAAGCCACCATGAGGACGAAAGAGCCAATCGTCTACACGGGCAGTGTAGAACAGGCGCCTGGTGAGTGCTCAGGGATGA encodes the following:
- the LOC129017005 gene encoding TBC1 domain family member 3G-like, which translates into the protein MNGWMDSSPGMMSLSVLNSALPPMRSLPEMDTVEDADSWWAQEREDIIMKYEKGHRAGLPEDKGPVPVGIYGNIDHFGILHETELPPLAAQEVKNRREMRRTSKWRKMLGEWETYKHSTKLIDRVYKGIPMNIRGPVWSVLLNIQEIKLKNPRKYKIMKEKGKRSSEHIHQIDLDISGTLRKHIFFRDRYGAKQRELFYILLAYSQYNPEVGYCRDLSNIAALFLLYLPEEDAFWALVQLLASERHSLQGFHSPNGETVQGLQDQQEHVVPTSQPKIMWHQDKEGLCGQCSSLGCLIRTLIDGISLGLTLRLWDVYLLEGEQVLMPMTSIAFKVQQKHLMKTSRCGLWARFRNQFVYTWARDDDTVLKHLRASMKKLTRKQGDLPRPAKPKQGSSASRPVPASRGGKTLCKGDRQAPPGPPARFQRPIWSASPPWAPRSSTPCPGGAVREDTYPVGTQGVPSLALAQGGPQGSWRFLQWNSMPRLPTDLDVGGPWFPHYDFEQSCWVRAISQEDQLATCWQAEHPSGLRLAFSAPSTESDEGTPFRARDEQQCAPTSGPCLCCLHLESSQFPPGF